From a single Kitasatospora azatica KCTC 9699 genomic region:
- a CDS encoding ATP-binding protein produces MGPLAIDAVEAVVAGADACERAELAGLLGWLPQARRSDRELAAALLERAVGEGEFADRLRRWIAEHAGATVTANTISGGQMFGTVVQARSVQLHTAPAVRPTPRQLPPPAGPFIGRRAELAELALLAAEPAARQLVVVSGPAGVGKTALVLEWLRELSPRYPDGQLYADLRGHAPGGPAEVGETLGAFLRAFGVDRVPDAPAEAAALWRSVTSERRIAVMLDNALTAAQVRQLLPGSAAGLVVVVSRNRLTGLGVDGAVFRPLGLLDEDAAAEILLHRVGRRRAAEEPEAVREVVAHCGGLALAVSLVAARVAARPRLTLAATAAALEQESGRLAVLRLEGELAVQSALDASCAALAPGPDRLYHRLGLLPFSDFTAADAAALTGDEPPEAELLLDALAEANLVEDLGTDRFRFHDLVRLHAQARARAAEPSSQREAALRRVLERYLACATAAERLLTPNHATLRRDYLAPQADGPADERAALRWLDQERRHLLEAVRTASANGWFALTWQLVDAMFPLFLRLRAHELGAEANRLGLAAARREGDPAGLARMLTDGGGRLRNLGEADESIVWYQEALHLARADGDLKAQAQALHGIGKAHRLAGRLDEAVDCFRQDLELRLAVGYQRGAALTRVTLGDVALAQGRPQLALPELTSAYETLLALAEPYEAARALAFLGQARTVLGEYEAAEQALAQAAEMFRTAGSRNWEARALELRGELEEAREAPQRALLRYEASLSLYQEVGAPDVQRLTGKVCRLAPPES; encoded by the coding sequence ATGGGACCACTGGCGATCGATGCGGTCGAGGCCGTGGTCGCGGGCGCGGACGCGTGCGAACGGGCGGAACTGGCAGGACTGTTGGGCTGGTTACCGCAGGCCCGGCGGAGCGATCGGGAGTTGGCGGCGGCGCTGCTCGAACGGGCCGTAGGCGAAGGCGAGTTCGCCGACCGATTGCGACGCTGGATCGCGGAGCACGCCGGCGCCACCGTGACGGCGAACACGATCAGCGGTGGCCAGATGTTCGGGACAGTGGTGCAGGCGCGTTCCGTTCAACTGCACACGGCTCCGGCCGTGCGGCCGACACCACGCCAACTTCCCCCGCCGGCCGGACCGTTCATTGGCCGCCGGGCCGAACTCGCCGAGTTGGCGCTGCTCGCGGCCGAGCCGGCGGCGCGGCAGTTGGTGGTGGTCAGCGGCCCAGCCGGTGTCGGCAAGACAGCACTGGTGCTGGAGTGGCTGCGCGAGTTGAGCCCGCGCTATCCGGACGGTCAGCTCTACGCCGACCTGCGCGGCCATGCCCCCGGCGGCCCGGCTGAGGTGGGCGAGACCCTGGGGGCGTTCCTGCGGGCCTTCGGGGTCGACCGGGTGCCGGATGCGCCGGCCGAGGCCGCCGCGCTCTGGCGGTCCGTCACCTCCGAGCGCCGGATCGCCGTGATGCTCGACAACGCGCTGACCGCTGCCCAGGTCCGCCAACTGCTGCCCGGATCGGCGGCCGGCCTGGTCGTGGTGGTGAGCCGAAACCGGCTCACCGGCCTGGGGGTTGACGGTGCCGTGTTCCGGCCGCTCGGGCTGCTGGACGAGGATGCGGCCGCCGAGATCCTGCTGCACCGGGTGGGACGGCGACGCGCGGCCGAGGAGCCGGAGGCGGTCCGCGAGGTGGTCGCGCACTGCGGCGGTCTGGCACTCGCCGTCTCGCTGGTCGCGGCCCGGGTCGCTGCCCGCCCCCGGCTCACGCTCGCCGCCACCGCCGCCGCGCTGGAACAGGAGAGCGGACGGCTGGCCGTGCTCCGGCTGGAAGGCGAACTCGCCGTACAGAGTGCCCTGGACGCATCCTGTGCCGCACTCGCCCCGGGCCCGGACCGGCTCTACCACCGGCTCGGCCTGCTCCCATTCAGCGACTTCACCGCCGCGGACGCGGCCGCGCTCACCGGAGACGAGCCGCCGGAGGCCGAGCTGCTGCTGGACGCGCTGGCCGAGGCGAACCTGGTCGAGGACCTGGGGACCGACCGGTTCCGCTTCCACGACCTGGTGCGCCTGCACGCGCAGGCCCGGGCACGGGCAGCGGAGCCGAGCTCGCAGCGGGAGGCCGCGTTGCGCCGGGTGCTGGAGCGGTACCTGGCCTGCGCCACGGCTGCTGAGCGCTTGCTTACCCCGAACCACGCGACGCTGCGCCGCGACTACCTGGCGCCGCAAGCTGACGGTCCCGCCGACGAGCGCGCTGCGCTGCGCTGGCTGGACCAGGAGCGACGGCACCTGCTCGAAGCCGTCCGGACGGCCTCGGCCAACGGCTGGTTCGCGCTCACCTGGCAGCTGGTCGACGCGATGTTCCCGCTCTTCCTGCGCCTGCGCGCCCATGAACTCGGCGCCGAGGCAAACCGGTTGGGCCTGGCTGCGGCGCGCCGCGAGGGGGATCCGGCCGGCCTGGCCCGGATGCTCACCGACGGGGGCGGCCGGCTGCGCAATCTCGGCGAGGCCGACGAGTCGATCGTCTGGTACCAGGAGGCGCTGCACCTGGCCCGCGCGGACGGTGACCTCAAGGCCCAGGCGCAGGCCCTGCACGGGATCGGGAAGGCCCACCGGCTGGCCGGTCGCCTCGACGAGGCCGTCGACTGCTTCCGCCAGGACCTGGAGCTGCGGCTCGCGGTCGGCTACCAGCGCGGCGCGGCGCTGACCCGGGTGACCCTGGGGGACGTAGCGCTCGCCCAGGGCAGGCCGCAGCTGGCGCTGCCCGAACTCACCAGCGCGTACGAGACCCTGCTGGCTCTCGCCGAACCCTACGAGGCAGCCCGGGCGCTGGCCTTCCTCGGGCAGGCACGGACCGTCCTCGGCGAGTACGAGGCGGCTGAGCAAGCGCTTGCTCAGGCCGCCGAGATGTTCCGTACCGCCGGCTCCCGCAACTGGGAGGCACGCGCACTGGAACTGCGCGGCGAACTCGAGGAGGCCCGGGAGGCCCCGCAGCGGGCCCTGCTCCGCTACGAGGCCTCCCTGAGCCTCTATCAGGAAGTCGGCGCTCCCGACGTCCAGCGCCTCACCGGGAAGGTGTGCCGCCTCGCGCCACCGGAGAGCTGA